In a single window of the Sediminicoccus sp. KRV36 genome:
- a CDS encoding transporter substrate-binding domain-containing protein codes for MTALRHGRRQLLALAGSLLPLSARAAAPGNILRRAVEAGVIRVGVWLDAPPWGGFDADGRPDGSEVALARLLAQDMGLRLQLIRLQGHERVAALLEDRCDVLAAALPLIGSTWQRVAFTAPHGRVSVVLAAPSRLRLNSMDDLAGKRVAMPAGTFAADVAHARLPPGSIALFTPSLARTLESLLLGEADVAVTYDWQLRDLRLVRADLDIMPQLTLQSWNYGLATQLGQPDLMRFLNTLLFLRAADGSLAEIYARYFGALIPEGLRFR; via the coding sequence GTGACGGCCTTGCGCCATGGGCGGCGGCAGCTTTTGGCCCTGGCGGGCAGCCTGCTGCCGCTCAGTGCGCGCGCGGCCGCACCGGGGAACATCCTGCGGCGCGCGGTCGAAGCCGGCGTCATTCGCGTGGGCGTCTGGCTGGATGCCCCGCCCTGGGGGGGCTTCGACGCGGATGGCAGGCCGGATGGATCCGAAGTCGCACTGGCGCGCCTGCTGGCGCAGGATATGGGGCTGCGCCTCCAGCTGATCCGCCTGCAGGGGCATGAGCGTGTCGCGGCACTGCTCGAGGATCGCTGCGATGTGCTGGCGGCAGCCTTGCCGCTGATCGGCAGCACCTGGCAGCGCGTCGCCTTCACCGCCCCCCATGGCCGGGTGTCGGTGGTGCTGGCCGCGCCCTCGCGCCTGCGGCTGAACAGCATGGACGACCTGGCGGGCAAGCGCGTCGCCATGCCGGCCGGCACCTTTGCCGCCGATGTTGCCCATGCGCGGCTGCCGCCCGGCAGCATCGCCCTCTTTACTCCCAGCCTCGCCCGGACCCTCGAATCCCTGCTGCTGGGCGAGGCGGATGTGGCGGTCACCTATGACTGGCAATTGCGTGACCTGCGCCTCGTCCGCGCCGACCTCGACATCATGCCGCAACTGACCCTGCAGTCCTGGAATTACGGGCTGGCCACCCAGCTGGGCCAGCCTGATCTCATGCGCTTCCTGAACACCCTCCTCTTTCTGCGCGCCGCAGATGGCTCCCTCGCGGAGATCTACGCGCGGTATTTCGGCGCGCTGATCCCCGAGGGGCTGCGCTTTCGCTGA